The Aerococcus christensenii genome segment TAAAATTTATCGAGAAGTTCGTGTACCGAGAGGCTATCATCATGATCAAGTACGTTTACCAAACGGAGATTTCTTGGCTTTAAGTTGTGACATTGAAAATGGGACAGTGGAAGATCAATTACTTGTGATTGATGGAGTTACCGGTCATGAAAAACGGCACATTAATTATCGGAATTTCATCCGTCCAGGCGCTTCTAAATCGGGGTCTTGGTCTGATGAAGATTGGTTCCATTGTAATGCGGTTTGGTACGATGAAAATACTCACTCTATCACATTATCTGGACGCCATATCAATGCGATGGTGAATATTGATTTTGATACTGAAAAATTGAATTGGATTATTTCTGATCCAGAAGGATGGCCAGAAGAATATCATCCTTATATTTTCAAACCAAAAGGGGACAAATTCGAATGGCCGTATGAACAACATGCGGTTTCCATTACCCCATTGGGAGATGTAATGTGCTTTGATAACCACCATTATGGAAGTCCCAAGAAAGAAAACTATTTAGCAGCTAAAGATTCTTATAGTCGGGGTGTGAAATATCGCATTGATACCGATAAAATGGAAATTGAGCAAATTTGGCAATACGGAAAAGAACGTGGTTCAGAATTCTTTTCTCCTTACATTTGTAATACGACCTACTATAATGAAGGACATTATTTGATTCACTCGGGTGGGATTGCTTATGATGGAGAAGGAAATCCTTCTGAAGATTTAGGACCATTTGCAGCTTTGGATGATCCAAATGCCAAAATGGAAGCTATTACAGTTGAAGTTGCTAACGGCAAAAAAGAATTGGAATTACGCGTAGCCTCTAATTATTATCGAGCAACGAAGATGCCACTATATGCTAAAGCAGGCAATAATTTATCTTTGGGACGAGGGACCATTCAAGGCAGCCTTGGAATTACGTCACAAATTGATTTAGATATCCCATGTGAGGAAACGGGAGAAGATTTACCAAAGAGTTGTGAAGGAAGAATCGTTGATGAAATGGATATGTTTACTTTCTATGCGAAATTTGAATCTGGGCAAATGGTTCTTCTCGTACTAGAAGGGGAAAAGGAAACACGGCGTTACTTTATTTCAACATCGAAGGGCAAACGCGGAGCAATGTGCACGGGAACTTTCTTACCAGGAGATGATAGAGATACTCGAACAGCAGTTTCTAAAGAAGGTCTAGAAGGAACTTACAAGGTATCTGTTATCGTAGATGATAAGAAGTATCAAACTGGAATTACTATTCATGCGTAAGCATTTATGACTTAGGGAGAACTTTAGTTTGTCTCCCTAAGTTATTTTTTATGAAAAGAGGCGTAGATGGTGGATGCAGAGCAAAGAAATTTAATCGAGCACATGAAAACATGGGTGATTCAAGCCGGTCAGCGTATAGAAAAAGCAAGGGAAAGTGGAATTTCTTATCGAGAAAAAACCTCACTTAGGGATTTAGTGACACCAATTGATTTAGAAATTGAAAATTTTTATCGGGTGGCCATAAAAAAAGTCTATCCTACCCATAAAATTTTAGGAGAAGAAAAACAGGGGGAACAAGCAAAATCTTTACAAGGTTCTGTGTGGATTATGGATCCTATTGATGGCACGCTGAATTATATTAAACAGGCAGATAATTATGTCACGATGTTGTCCTACTTTAAAAATGGAGTGGGACAAGTGGGCATGATTTATGAGGTTAGTGCTAAAAAGTTATTAATTGCTATTAAAGGAAAAGGTGTTTTTGTGAATGGACATTTTATAAAACCTATAGGCAAACAAACCTGTTTAGCACAAAGTTTAATGAGTGTAGAAGCTTTGGATTTGAAT includes the following:
- a CDS encoding inositol monophosphatase family protein, with product MVDAEQRNLIEHMKTWVIQAGQRIEKARESGISYREKTSLRDLVTPIDLEIENFYRVAIKKVYPTHKILGEEKQGEQAKSLQGSVWIMDPIDGTLNYIKQADNYVTMLSYFKNGVGQVGMIYEVSAKKLLIAIKGKGVFVNGHFIKPIGKQTCLAQSLMSVEALDLNDALSLYEFSKKSLGLRITGCAGLDAWQFALGQTGLYLNHLFPWDNAVSVIMADLLGFKVTNFKGESLNLLDREYVVMAYPKIHEEFLTYVKEKFED
- a CDS encoding aryl-sulfate sulfotransferase, translated to MTVTYEYKQHLIEQQAKSEELMLEEFHQGHYTMEDPLIKVNPYLINPLAAVILFETEEETAITVRVKGKKKEQDFYHSFGRAKEHVLPIIGLYSDYENQIEIYPWQKYDEKVTVTIQTEAVKQDSLVESMETTPAYMQDNVLMMGPAISDLAMAVDSAGDVRMALTVPMAWDIKRQKNGNLIMGSERVIRMPYFVSGLYEFSPVGKIYREVRVPRGYHHDQVRLPNGDFLALSCDIENGTVEDQLLVIDGVTGHEKRHINYRNFIRPGASKSGSWSDEDWFHCNAVWYDENTHSITLSGRHINAMVNIDFDTEKLNWIISDPEGWPEEYHPYIFKPKGDKFEWPYEQHAVSITPLGDVMCFDNHHYGSPKKENYLAAKDSYSRGVKYRIDTDKMEIEQIWQYGKERGSEFFSPYICNTTYYNEGHYLIHSGGIAYDGEGNPSEDLGPFAALDDPNAKMEAITVEVANGKKELELRVASNYYRATKMPLYAKAGNNLSLGRGTIQGSLGITSQIDLDIPCEETGEDLPKSCEGRIVDEMDMFTFYAKFESGQMVLLVLEGEKETRRYFISTSKGKRGAMCTGTFLPGDDRDTRTAVSKEGLEGTYKVSVIVDDKKYQTGITIHA